In Desulfurellaceae bacterium, a single window of DNA contains:
- a CDS encoding alpha/beta hydrolase: MVAVHERSVSVWKDQIKPKVQIAGSGPPVVFLHGAYGLDWDPFLDGLAENFTVYAPEHPGTTAGDPDGIKALDNLWDLVLYYDELFEQLGLHNPTLIGHSFGGMVGAEIAACYPQRVGKLVLLSPVGLWRDDSPVKNWMILPMEEVVQAAFSDPSSPLAQQLLHVPEDERAAQDAQIRLTWALACTGKFIWPIPDKGLKKRIHRIVSPTLIVWGNDDKLVPPVYAQEFGSRIAGSRIEMIEQAGHLPQLEQLGRVSGLVRDFIQS; encoded by the coding sequence ATGGTGGCAGTCCACGAACGCAGCGTCAGCGTCTGGAAAGACCAGATCAAGCCCAAAGTCCAGATCGCCGGCAGCGGCCCGCCGGTGGTGTTCCTGCACGGCGCCTACGGGCTCGACTGGGACCCGTTTCTGGACGGGCTGGCCGAAAATTTCACGGTCTACGCGCCCGAGCATCCCGGCACCACCGCCGGCGACCCGGACGGCATCAAGGCCCTGGATAATCTGTGGGACTTGGTGCTGTATTACGACGAGCTGTTCGAGCAACTCGGCCTGCACAACCCGACGCTCATCGGCCATTCGTTTGGCGGGATGGTCGGGGCGGAGATTGCAGCCTGCTATCCGCAGCGGGTCGGCAAACTCGTGCTGCTGAGTCCGGTCGGCCTGTGGCGGGACGACAGCCCGGTCAAGAACTGGATGATTCTGCCCATGGAAGAGGTGGTCCAGGCCGCCTTCTCCGACCCCAGCAGCCCGCTCGCCCAGCAGCTGCTGCATGTGCCCGAGGACGAGCGGGCCGCTCAGGACGCCCAGATTCGTCTGACTTGGGCCCTGGCCTGTACCGGAAAATTTATCTGGCCAATCCCGGATAAGGGGCTCAAGAAGCGCATCCATCGGATTGTGTCGCCGACCCTGATCGTGTGGGGCAACGACGACAAGCTCGTGCCCCCGGTCTACGCCCAGGAGTTTGGCAGTCGGATTGCCGGCTCGCGGATCGAAATGATCGAGCAGGCCGGTCACCTGCCCCAGCTGGAGCAGCTGGGCCGCGTCTCAGGCTTGGTCCGGGATTTTATTCAGTCGTAA